A region from the Acanthopagrus latus isolate v.2019 chromosome 8, fAcaLat1.1, whole genome shotgun sequence genome encodes:
- the kcnc1b gene encoding potassium voltage-gated channel subfamily C member 1b isoform X2: protein MGLSDDKDRIVINVGGIRHQTYRSTLRTLPGTRLSWLAEPDAPNHFDYDAKIEEFFFDRHPGVFAHILNYYRTGKLHCPADVCGPLYEEELAFWGIDETDVEPCCWMTYRQHREAEEALDSFGGGGLLDLANEDPEPEPEHADDEVDEMTRRLAQGDTPDARSGSLWSRWQKYVWALFEDPYSSKYARWVALASLFFILVSITTFCLETHEAFNPIINRTELEVVDNITIEHTYQETETAAYLTYIEGVCVVWFTFEFLMRITFCPNKFDFIRNALNIIDFVAILPFYLEVGLSGLSSKAAKDVLGFLRVVRFVRILRIFKLTRHFVGLRVLGHTLRASTNEFLLLIIFLALGVLIFATMIYYAERIGANPNDPRASEHTHFKNIPIGFWWAVVTMTTLGYGDMYPQTTSGMLVGALCALAGVLTIAMPVPVIVNNFGMYYSLAMAKQKLPKKKNRHIPRAPQPGSPNFCKSSISSQPQSPIPHDDVFEIKFQDSKLNGEAANAALANEDCPHIDQAISPEEIFSPGERERPCFLVTTAERPNHTGGRVRRETQRQHRSRQPTESVCVMNHGVPTTMCMTHNGPSPT from the exons ATGGGCCTGAGCGACGACAAGGATCGCATTGTGATAAACGTGGGAGGGATCAGACATCAGACATACCGCAGCACCCTGCGCACCCTACCTGGCACCCGCTTGTCTTGGTTGGCCGAGCCTGATGCGCCCAACCACTTTGACTATGATGCCAAGATCGAGGAATTCTTCTTCGACCGCCACCCTGGCGTCTTTGCACACATCCTCAACTACTACAGGACAGGTAAGCTGCACTGCCCGGCTGATGTCTGCGGGCCCCTGTACGAGGAGGAGCTGGCCTTCTGGGGCATCGACGAGACAGACGTGGAGCCCTGCTGCTGGATGACCTATCGCCAGCACcgggaggcagaggaggcgcTTGATAGTTTCGGCGGGGGGGGACTGTTAGACCTGGCGAACGAGGATCCGGAGCCGGAGCCGGAGCACGCCGACGATGAGGTGGATGAGATGACGAGGAGGCTGGCGCAGGGAGACACTCCTGACGCCAGGAGCGGAAGCCTGTGGAGCCGGTGGCAGAAGTACGTTTGGGCTCTGTTCGAGGACCCTTACTCCTCTAAATATGCAAGG TGGGTGGCTCTGGCCTCGCTCTTCTTTATTCTGGTGTCCATCACCACCTTCTGTCTGGAGACCCACGAGGCCTTCAACCCCATCATCAACCGCACCGAGCTGGAGGTGGTGGACAACATCACCATCGAGCACACCTACCAGGAGACTGAGACTGCGGCCTACCTCACCTACATCGAAggcgtgtgtgtggtgtggttCACGTTTGAATTTCTAATGCGAATAACTTTCTGCCCCAATAAGTTTGACTTCATTCGGAACGCCCTGAACATCATCGACTTTGTGGCCATCCTGCCCTTCTACCTGGAGGTGGGCCTCAGCGGGCTCTCCTCAAAGGCAGCTAAGGACGTGCTGGGTTTCCTGAGAGTGGTCCGTTTCGTTCGGATCCTTCGCATCTTCAAGCTGACGCGTCACTTCGTGGGACTGAGGGTGCTGGGCCACACATTGAGGGCCAGCACCAACGagttcctgctcctcatcatcttcctcGCTCTCGGTGTCCTCATCTTTGCTACTATGATCTACTACGCTGAACGAATCGGAGCTAACCCCAACGACCCTCGAGCCAGCGAGCACACGCACTTCAAGAACATCCCGATCGGATTCTGGTGGGCCGTGGTGACCATGACCACCCTCGGATATGGAGACATGTACCCTCAGACGACCTCTGGTATGCTGGTGGGAGCCCTCTGCGCCCTGGCGGGTGTGCTGACCATCGCCATGCCCGTCCCTGTGATTGTCAACAACTTTGGAATGTATTACTCGCTGGCCATGGCAAAACAGAAACtaccaaagaaaaagaacaggCACATCCCCCGGGCACCCCAACCCGGTTCTCCGAACTTCTGTAAGTCAAGCATCAGCTCGCAACCTCAGAGCCCCATCCCCCATGACGACGTTTTCGAGATAAAGTTTCAag ATTCCAAGCTGAACGGCGAGGCAGCTAACGCAGCTCTGGCCAACGAAGATTGCCCTCATATAGACCAGGCCATATCTCCAGAGGAAATCTTCAGTCCTGGCGAGAGAGAGCGGCCCTGTTTCCTGGTCACCACTGCTGAACGCCCCAACCACACAGGGGGCAGAGTGAGGAGGG AGACCCAGCGACAGCACCGGAGCAGACAACCAACAGAGTCAGTTTGTGTTATGAACCATGGTGTACCAACCACTATGTGTATGACCCATAATGGCCCATCACCCACCTGA
- the kcnc1b gene encoding potassium voltage-gated channel subfamily C member 1b isoform X5, translated as MGLSDDKDRIVINVGGIRHQTYRSTLRTLPGTRLSWLAEPDAPNHFDYDAKIEEFFFDRHPGVFAHILNYYRTGKLHCPADVCGPLYEEELAFWGIDETDVEPCCWMTYRQHREAEEALDSFGGGGLLDLANEDPEPEPEHADDEVDEMTRRLAQGDTPDARSGSLWSRWQKYVWALFEDPYSSKYARWVALASLFFILVSITTFCLETHEAFNPIINRTELEVVDNITIEHTYQETETAAYLTYIEGVCVVWFTFEFLMRITFCPNKFDFIRNALNIIDFVAILPFYLEVGLSGLSSKAAKDVLGFLRVVRFVRILRIFKLTRHFVGLRVLGHTLRASTNEFLLLIIFLALGVLIFATMIYYAERIGANPNDPRASEHTHFKNIPIGFWWAVVTMTTLGYGDMYPQTTSGMLVGALCALAGVLTIAMPVPVIVNNFGMYYSLAMAKQKLPKKKNRHIPRAPQPGSPNFCKSSISSQPQSPIPHDDNVLCFSTEGYEKPWSLNSMSGMSGDASGVSSVSALPCSPPCLMQHSHSPIPSIM; from the exons ATGGGCCTGAGCGACGACAAGGATCGCATTGTGATAAACGTGGGAGGGATCAGACATCAGACATACCGCAGCACCCTGCGCACCCTACCTGGCACCCGCTTGTCTTGGTTGGCCGAGCCTGATGCGCCCAACCACTTTGACTATGATGCCAAGATCGAGGAATTCTTCTTCGACCGCCACCCTGGCGTCTTTGCACACATCCTCAACTACTACAGGACAGGTAAGCTGCACTGCCCGGCTGATGTCTGCGGGCCCCTGTACGAGGAGGAGCTGGCCTTCTGGGGCATCGACGAGACAGACGTGGAGCCCTGCTGCTGGATGACCTATCGCCAGCACcgggaggcagaggaggcgcTTGATAGTTTCGGCGGGGGGGGACTGTTAGACCTGGCGAACGAGGATCCGGAGCCGGAGCCGGAGCACGCCGACGATGAGGTGGATGAGATGACGAGGAGGCTGGCGCAGGGAGACACTCCTGACGCCAGGAGCGGAAGCCTGTGGAGCCGGTGGCAGAAGTACGTTTGGGCTCTGTTCGAGGACCCTTACTCCTCTAAATATGCAAGG TGGGTGGCTCTGGCCTCGCTCTTCTTTATTCTGGTGTCCATCACCACCTTCTGTCTGGAGACCCACGAGGCCTTCAACCCCATCATCAACCGCACCGAGCTGGAGGTGGTGGACAACATCACCATCGAGCACACCTACCAGGAGACTGAGACTGCGGCCTACCTCACCTACATCGAAggcgtgtgtgtggtgtggttCACGTTTGAATTTCTAATGCGAATAACTTTCTGCCCCAATAAGTTTGACTTCATTCGGAACGCCCTGAACATCATCGACTTTGTGGCCATCCTGCCCTTCTACCTGGAGGTGGGCCTCAGCGGGCTCTCCTCAAAGGCAGCTAAGGACGTGCTGGGTTTCCTGAGAGTGGTCCGTTTCGTTCGGATCCTTCGCATCTTCAAGCTGACGCGTCACTTCGTGGGACTGAGGGTGCTGGGCCACACATTGAGGGCCAGCACCAACGagttcctgctcctcatcatcttcctcGCTCTCGGTGTCCTCATCTTTGCTACTATGATCTACTACGCTGAACGAATCGGAGCTAACCCCAACGACCCTCGAGCCAGCGAGCACACGCACTTCAAGAACATCCCGATCGGATTCTGGTGGGCCGTGGTGACCATGACCACCCTCGGATATGGAGACATGTACCCTCAGACGACCTCTGGTATGCTGGTGGGAGCCCTCTGCGCCCTGGCGGGTGTGCTGACCATCGCCATGCCCGTCCCTGTGATTGTCAACAACTTTGGAATGTATTACTCGCTGGCCATGGCAAAACAGAAACtaccaaagaaaaagaacaggCACATCCCCCGGGCACCCCAACCCGGTTCTCCGAACTTCTGTAAGTCAAGCATCAGCTCGCAACCTCAGAGCCCCATCCCCCATGACGAC AACGTTCTCTGTTTTTCAACTGAAGGTTATGAAAAGCCTTGGAGCCTTAACAGCATGTCTGGCATGAGCGGGGATGCCTCTGGAGTGTCCTCAGTGTCCGCCCTGCCCTGCAGCCCACCCTGTCTAATGCAGCACTCACATTCTCCCATCCCATCCATTATGTAG
- the kcnc1b gene encoding potassium voltage-gated channel subfamily C member 1b isoform X1, translating into MGLSDDKDRIVINVGGIRHQTYRSTLRTLPGTRLSWLAEPDAPNHFDYDAKIEEFFFDRHPGVFAHILNYYRTGKLHCPADVCGPLYEEELAFWGIDETDVEPCCWMTYRQHREAEEALDSFGGGGLLDLANEDPEPEPEHADDEVDEMTRRLAQGDTPDARSGSLWSRWQKYVWALFEDPYSSKYARWVALASLFFILVSITTFCLETHEAFNPIINRTELEVVDNITIEHTYQETETAAYLTYIEGVCVVWFTFEFLMRITFCPNKFDFIRNALNIIDFVAILPFYLEVGLSGLSSKAAKDVLGFLRVVRFVRILRIFKLTRHFVGLRVLGHTLRASTNEFLLLIIFLALGVLIFATMIYYAERIGANPNDPRASEHTHFKNIPIGFWWAVVTMTTLGYGDMYPQTTSGMLVGALCALAGVLTIAMPVPVIVNNFGMYYSLAMAKQKLPKKKNRHIPRAPQPGSPNFCKSSISSQPQSPIPHDDVFEIKFQDSKLNGEAANAALANEDCPHIDQAISPEEIFSPGERERPCFLVTTAERPNHTGGRVRRGYEKPWSLNSMSGMSGDASGVSSVSALPCSPPCLMQHSHSPIPSIM; encoded by the exons ATGGGCCTGAGCGACGACAAGGATCGCATTGTGATAAACGTGGGAGGGATCAGACATCAGACATACCGCAGCACCCTGCGCACCCTACCTGGCACCCGCTTGTCTTGGTTGGCCGAGCCTGATGCGCCCAACCACTTTGACTATGATGCCAAGATCGAGGAATTCTTCTTCGACCGCCACCCTGGCGTCTTTGCACACATCCTCAACTACTACAGGACAGGTAAGCTGCACTGCCCGGCTGATGTCTGCGGGCCCCTGTACGAGGAGGAGCTGGCCTTCTGGGGCATCGACGAGACAGACGTGGAGCCCTGCTGCTGGATGACCTATCGCCAGCACcgggaggcagaggaggcgcTTGATAGTTTCGGCGGGGGGGGACTGTTAGACCTGGCGAACGAGGATCCGGAGCCGGAGCCGGAGCACGCCGACGATGAGGTGGATGAGATGACGAGGAGGCTGGCGCAGGGAGACACTCCTGACGCCAGGAGCGGAAGCCTGTGGAGCCGGTGGCAGAAGTACGTTTGGGCTCTGTTCGAGGACCCTTACTCCTCTAAATATGCAAGG TGGGTGGCTCTGGCCTCGCTCTTCTTTATTCTGGTGTCCATCACCACCTTCTGTCTGGAGACCCACGAGGCCTTCAACCCCATCATCAACCGCACCGAGCTGGAGGTGGTGGACAACATCACCATCGAGCACACCTACCAGGAGACTGAGACTGCGGCCTACCTCACCTACATCGAAggcgtgtgtgtggtgtggttCACGTTTGAATTTCTAATGCGAATAACTTTCTGCCCCAATAAGTTTGACTTCATTCGGAACGCCCTGAACATCATCGACTTTGTGGCCATCCTGCCCTTCTACCTGGAGGTGGGCCTCAGCGGGCTCTCCTCAAAGGCAGCTAAGGACGTGCTGGGTTTCCTGAGAGTGGTCCGTTTCGTTCGGATCCTTCGCATCTTCAAGCTGACGCGTCACTTCGTGGGACTGAGGGTGCTGGGCCACACATTGAGGGCCAGCACCAACGagttcctgctcctcatcatcttcctcGCTCTCGGTGTCCTCATCTTTGCTACTATGATCTACTACGCTGAACGAATCGGAGCTAACCCCAACGACCCTCGAGCCAGCGAGCACACGCACTTCAAGAACATCCCGATCGGATTCTGGTGGGCCGTGGTGACCATGACCACCCTCGGATATGGAGACATGTACCCTCAGACGACCTCTGGTATGCTGGTGGGAGCCCTCTGCGCCCTGGCGGGTGTGCTGACCATCGCCATGCCCGTCCCTGTGATTGTCAACAACTTTGGAATGTATTACTCGCTGGCCATGGCAAAACAGAAACtaccaaagaaaaagaacaggCACATCCCCCGGGCACCCCAACCCGGTTCTCCGAACTTCTGTAAGTCAAGCATCAGCTCGCAACCTCAGAGCCCCATCCCCCATGACGACGTTTTCGAGATAAAGTTTCAag ATTCCAAGCTGAACGGCGAGGCAGCTAACGCAGCTCTGGCCAACGAAGATTGCCCTCATATAGACCAGGCCATATCTCCAGAGGAAATCTTCAGTCCTGGCGAGAGAGAGCGGCCCTGTTTCCTGGTCACCACTGCTGAACGCCCCAACCACACAGGGGGCAGAGTGAGGAGGG GTTATGAAAAGCCTTGGAGCCTTAACAGCATGTCTGGCATGAGCGGGGATGCCTCTGGAGTGTCCTCAGTGTCCGCCCTGCCCTGCAGCCCACCCTGTCTAATGCAGCACTCACATTCTCCCATCCCATCCATTATGTAG
- the kcnc1b gene encoding potassium voltage-gated channel subfamily C member 1b isoform X3, with product MGLSDDKDRIVINVGGIRHQTYRSTLRTLPGTRLSWLAEPDAPNHFDYDAKIEEFFFDRHPGVFAHILNYYRTGKLHCPADVCGPLYEEELAFWGIDETDVEPCCWMTYRQHREAEEALDSFGGGGLLDLANEDPEPEPEHADDEVDEMTRRLAQGDTPDARSGSLWSRWQKYVWALFEDPYSSKYARWVALASLFFILVSITTFCLETHEAFNPIINRTELEVVDNITIEHTYQETETAAYLTYIEGVCVVWFTFEFLMRITFCPNKFDFIRNALNIIDFVAILPFYLEVGLSGLSSKAAKDVLGFLRVVRFVRILRIFKLTRHFVGLRVLGHTLRASTNEFLLLIIFLALGVLIFATMIYYAERIGANPNDPRASEHTHFKNIPIGFWWAVVTMTTLGYGDMYPQTTSGMLVGALCALAGVLTIAMPVPVIVNNFGMYYSLAMAKQKLPKKKNRHIPRAPQPGSPNFCKSSISSQPQSPIPHDDVFEIKFQDSKLNGEAANAALANEDCPHIDQAISPEEIFSPGERERPCFLVTTAERPNHTGGRVRRETQRQHRSRQPTELDELCPQRLWPIAHL from the exons ATGGGCCTGAGCGACGACAAGGATCGCATTGTGATAAACGTGGGAGGGATCAGACATCAGACATACCGCAGCACCCTGCGCACCCTACCTGGCACCCGCTTGTCTTGGTTGGCCGAGCCTGATGCGCCCAACCACTTTGACTATGATGCCAAGATCGAGGAATTCTTCTTCGACCGCCACCCTGGCGTCTTTGCACACATCCTCAACTACTACAGGACAGGTAAGCTGCACTGCCCGGCTGATGTCTGCGGGCCCCTGTACGAGGAGGAGCTGGCCTTCTGGGGCATCGACGAGACAGACGTGGAGCCCTGCTGCTGGATGACCTATCGCCAGCACcgggaggcagaggaggcgcTTGATAGTTTCGGCGGGGGGGGACTGTTAGACCTGGCGAACGAGGATCCGGAGCCGGAGCCGGAGCACGCCGACGATGAGGTGGATGAGATGACGAGGAGGCTGGCGCAGGGAGACACTCCTGACGCCAGGAGCGGAAGCCTGTGGAGCCGGTGGCAGAAGTACGTTTGGGCTCTGTTCGAGGACCCTTACTCCTCTAAATATGCAAGG TGGGTGGCTCTGGCCTCGCTCTTCTTTATTCTGGTGTCCATCACCACCTTCTGTCTGGAGACCCACGAGGCCTTCAACCCCATCATCAACCGCACCGAGCTGGAGGTGGTGGACAACATCACCATCGAGCACACCTACCAGGAGACTGAGACTGCGGCCTACCTCACCTACATCGAAggcgtgtgtgtggtgtggttCACGTTTGAATTTCTAATGCGAATAACTTTCTGCCCCAATAAGTTTGACTTCATTCGGAACGCCCTGAACATCATCGACTTTGTGGCCATCCTGCCCTTCTACCTGGAGGTGGGCCTCAGCGGGCTCTCCTCAAAGGCAGCTAAGGACGTGCTGGGTTTCCTGAGAGTGGTCCGTTTCGTTCGGATCCTTCGCATCTTCAAGCTGACGCGTCACTTCGTGGGACTGAGGGTGCTGGGCCACACATTGAGGGCCAGCACCAACGagttcctgctcctcatcatcttcctcGCTCTCGGTGTCCTCATCTTTGCTACTATGATCTACTACGCTGAACGAATCGGAGCTAACCCCAACGACCCTCGAGCCAGCGAGCACACGCACTTCAAGAACATCCCGATCGGATTCTGGTGGGCCGTGGTGACCATGACCACCCTCGGATATGGAGACATGTACCCTCAGACGACCTCTGGTATGCTGGTGGGAGCCCTCTGCGCCCTGGCGGGTGTGCTGACCATCGCCATGCCCGTCCCTGTGATTGTCAACAACTTTGGAATGTATTACTCGCTGGCCATGGCAAAACAGAAACtaccaaagaaaaagaacaggCACATCCCCCGGGCACCCCAACCCGGTTCTCCGAACTTCTGTAAGTCAAGCATCAGCTCGCAACCTCAGAGCCCCATCCCCCATGACGACGTTTTCGAGATAAAGTTTCAag ATTCCAAGCTGAACGGCGAGGCAGCTAACGCAGCTCTGGCCAACGAAGATTGCCCTCATATAGACCAGGCCATATCTCCAGAGGAAATCTTCAGTCCTGGCGAGAGAGAGCGGCCCTGTTTCCTGGTCACCACTGCTGAACGCCCCAACCACACAGGGGGCAGAGTGAGGAGGG AGACCCAGCGACAGCACCGGAGCAGACAACCAACAGA ATTGGATGAGCTGTGCCCACAGCGTCTTTGGCCTATCGCCCACCTCTGA
- the kcnc1b gene encoding potassium voltage-gated channel subfamily C member 1b isoform X4 — protein sequence MGLSDDKDRIVINVGGIRHQTYRSTLRTLPGTRLSWLAEPDAPNHFDYDAKIEEFFFDRHPGVFAHILNYYRTGKLHCPADVCGPLYEEELAFWGIDETDVEPCCWMTYRQHREAEEALDSFGGGGLLDLANEDPEPEPEHADDEVDEMTRRLAQGDTPDARSGSLWSRWQKYVWALFEDPYSSKYARWVALASLFFILVSITTFCLETHEAFNPIINRTELEVVDNITIEHTYQETETAAYLTYIEGVCVVWFTFEFLMRITFCPNKFDFIRNALNIIDFVAILPFYLEVGLSGLSSKAAKDVLGFLRVVRFVRILRIFKLTRHFVGLRVLGHTLRASTNEFLLLIIFLALGVLIFATMIYYAERIGANPNDPRASEHTHFKNIPIGFWWAVVTMTTLGYGDMYPQTTSGMLVGALCALAGVLTIAMPVPVIVNNFGMYYSLAMAKQKLPKKKNRHIPRAPQPGSPNFCKSSISSQPQSPIPHDDVFEIKFQDSKLNGEAANAALANEDCPHIDQAISPEEIFSPGERERPCFLVTTAERPNHTGGRVRRDWMSCAHSVFGLSPTSDHR from the exons ATGGGCCTGAGCGACGACAAGGATCGCATTGTGATAAACGTGGGAGGGATCAGACATCAGACATACCGCAGCACCCTGCGCACCCTACCTGGCACCCGCTTGTCTTGGTTGGCCGAGCCTGATGCGCCCAACCACTTTGACTATGATGCCAAGATCGAGGAATTCTTCTTCGACCGCCACCCTGGCGTCTTTGCACACATCCTCAACTACTACAGGACAGGTAAGCTGCACTGCCCGGCTGATGTCTGCGGGCCCCTGTACGAGGAGGAGCTGGCCTTCTGGGGCATCGACGAGACAGACGTGGAGCCCTGCTGCTGGATGACCTATCGCCAGCACcgggaggcagaggaggcgcTTGATAGTTTCGGCGGGGGGGGACTGTTAGACCTGGCGAACGAGGATCCGGAGCCGGAGCCGGAGCACGCCGACGATGAGGTGGATGAGATGACGAGGAGGCTGGCGCAGGGAGACACTCCTGACGCCAGGAGCGGAAGCCTGTGGAGCCGGTGGCAGAAGTACGTTTGGGCTCTGTTCGAGGACCCTTACTCCTCTAAATATGCAAGG TGGGTGGCTCTGGCCTCGCTCTTCTTTATTCTGGTGTCCATCACCACCTTCTGTCTGGAGACCCACGAGGCCTTCAACCCCATCATCAACCGCACCGAGCTGGAGGTGGTGGACAACATCACCATCGAGCACACCTACCAGGAGACTGAGACTGCGGCCTACCTCACCTACATCGAAggcgtgtgtgtggtgtggttCACGTTTGAATTTCTAATGCGAATAACTTTCTGCCCCAATAAGTTTGACTTCATTCGGAACGCCCTGAACATCATCGACTTTGTGGCCATCCTGCCCTTCTACCTGGAGGTGGGCCTCAGCGGGCTCTCCTCAAAGGCAGCTAAGGACGTGCTGGGTTTCCTGAGAGTGGTCCGTTTCGTTCGGATCCTTCGCATCTTCAAGCTGACGCGTCACTTCGTGGGACTGAGGGTGCTGGGCCACACATTGAGGGCCAGCACCAACGagttcctgctcctcatcatcttcctcGCTCTCGGTGTCCTCATCTTTGCTACTATGATCTACTACGCTGAACGAATCGGAGCTAACCCCAACGACCCTCGAGCCAGCGAGCACACGCACTTCAAGAACATCCCGATCGGATTCTGGTGGGCCGTGGTGACCATGACCACCCTCGGATATGGAGACATGTACCCTCAGACGACCTCTGGTATGCTGGTGGGAGCCCTCTGCGCCCTGGCGGGTGTGCTGACCATCGCCATGCCCGTCCCTGTGATTGTCAACAACTTTGGAATGTATTACTCGCTGGCCATGGCAAAACAGAAACtaccaaagaaaaagaacaggCACATCCCCCGGGCACCCCAACCCGGTTCTCCGAACTTCTGTAAGTCAAGCATCAGCTCGCAACCTCAGAGCCCCATCCCCCATGACGACGTTTTCGAGATAAAGTTTCAag ATTCCAAGCTGAACGGCGAGGCAGCTAACGCAGCTCTGGCCAACGAAGATTGCCCTCATATAGACCAGGCCATATCTCCAGAGGAAATCTTCAGTCCTGGCGAGAGAGAGCGGCCCTGTTTCCTGGTCACCACTGCTGAACGCCCCAACCACACAGGGGGCAGAGTGAGGAGGG ATTGGATGAGCTGTGCCCACAGCGTCTTTGGCCTATCGCCCACCTCTGACCACCGATGA